In a genomic window of Punica granatum isolate Tunisia-2019 chromosome 6, ASM765513v2, whole genome shotgun sequence:
- the LOC116209922 gene encoding sugar transporter ERD6-like 6, producing MSSSAGGRDDPEDGRDLRKPFLQTGSWYKMGSRQSSSLLGSTTQILDGGVSVLLCVLIVSLCPIQFGFTCGYSSPTEQSIISDLGLTLSQYSIFGSLANVGAMVGAITSGQMSEYIGRKGSLMIAAVPNVIGWLAISFAKDTSFLYMGRLLEGFGVGVISYTVPVYIAEIAPQDKRGSLGSVNQLSITIGIMLAYLLGMFVSWRVLAILGALPCLIVIPGLFFIPESPRWLAKMGMTEEFEMSLQVLRGFDTDISVEANDIKRAVASSCKKTTVRFADLKRKRYWFPLMLGIGLLLLQQLSGINGVLFYSTTIFESAGVSSSNFATFCLGAIQVIATGVNLWLMDRVGRRLLLIVSSSAMTVSLAVVAIAFYIEGSVSADSNLYADMGILSLIGVVAFVISFSLGMGAIPWLIMAEILPVSIKGLAGSVAVLTNWLTSFAITMSANLLLDWSPGGTFTMYAAVAAFTVAFVTLWVPETKGRTLEEIQSSFR from the exons ATGAGCAGCAGCGCCGGCGGCAGAGACGATCCCGAGGATGGGAGGGACCTCCGGAAGCCGTTCCTGCAAACCGGGAGCTGGTACAAGATGGGCTCCAGGCAGTCCAGCAGCCTCCTCGGCTCCACCACCCAGATCTTGGACGGCGGCGTCTCTGTCCTTCTCTGCGTCCTTATTGTCTCCCTCTGCCCTATCCAGTTCGGGTTCACC TGTGGATACTCTTCTCCCACGGAGCAGTCGATCATCAGCGATCTCGGCCTCACACTGTCTCAG TACTCCATTTTTGGGTCGCTGGCGAACGTGGGAGCTATGGTTGGCGCCATAACCAGTGGTCAGATGTCAGAGTACATTGGCCGCAAAGGG TCTCTGATGATTGCTGCAGTTCCTAATGTCATAGGTTGGCTTGCTATATCATTTGCGAAA GATACCTCATTCTTGTACATGGGAAGGTTGTTGGAGGGATTTGGTGTTGGAGTAATTTCATATACG GTTCCTGTTTATATTGCCGAGATAGCGCCTCAAGACAAGAGAGGAAGTCTAGGATCTGTAAATCAG CTTTCTATTACAATTGGAATTATGTTAGCATACTTGCTTGGGATGTTTGTCAGTTGGAGAGTGCTTGCAATATTAG GTGCTCTGCCATGTCTAATTGTGATTCCTGGCCTATTTTTCATACCGGAGTCTCCTCGTTGGCTG GCCAAAATGGGGATGACAGAGGAGTTTGAAATGTCTTTGCAAGTCCTAAGGGGTTTTGATACAGATATTTCTGTTGAAGCAAATGACATCAAG AGAGCTGTTGCTTCATCCTGCAAGAAAACCACAGTAAGATTCGCGGATCTCAAGCGAAAACGATATTGGTTTCCTCTAATG TTGGGTATTGGTCTGCTACTGCTGCAGCAGCTCAGTGGCATCAATGGTGTTTTATTCTATTCAACTACGATATTTGAAAGTGCTG GAGTTTCATCAAGTAACTTCGCAACATTTTGTCTCGGTGCTATTCAG GTTATTGCCACGGGAGTTAACCTTTGGCTGATGGATAGAGTGGGGCGCAGACTGCTTCTAATA GTTTCATCTTCTGCAATGACTGTTAGCCTTGCAGTCGTTGCCATTGCGTTCTATATAGAG GGTTCTGTATCAGCAGACTCTAACTTATATGCCGATATGGGGATACTTTCGCTGATTGGGGTTGTG GCTTTTGTTATTTCCTTCTCTCTGGGAATGGGAGCAATTCCCTGGCTTATAATGGCAGAG ATTCTTCCGGTGAGTATTAAAGGTCTTGCTGGTAGTGTGGCGGTATTGACGAATTGGCTAACATCCTTTGCCATCACAATGAGTGCGAACTTGCTTTTGGATTGGAGCCCTGGAG GTACCTTCACGATGTATGCAGCTGTGGCTGCTTTTACGGTTGCTTTCGTGACACTCTGGGTCCCTGAGACCAAAGGAAGAACTCTGGAAGAGATTCAATCATCATTCAGATGA
- the LOC116209915 gene encoding nucleolar protein 6 isoform X2, producing MELDALMDPMDMKVNELLEEVQVDYSPSFTKLVDDTVSAIRDALGKIPDDLQVTAELAPGFVRDIGADKVEFKFKKPQSLQIGGSYAIQGIAKPNVNVDLMLRMPKDCFLKTDYLDYRYFAKRCLYICVIKKYLKLSQLFSNVEWSALQNEARKPILVVYPAVKLAEVPGFSVRIIPTATSVFDSSKLNLKRNNVRSLCEEGIFQASPRYNSSILEDMFMEENVEFVNRTFREWKSLRDALILLKAWARQRSSLYMHDSLNGFLISIILSYLANHEKINKSMKAMQIFRVTLVFIATSKLWKRGLYFQALGENGIPKEERTQIVDLFPVVICNASAPFNIAFRVSENGFLELQEETALTLTCMEKCRDGGFEEYLMMKLDYPAKFDLCIRLNLRGHKEVYASGVCLDSECWRMYEEKVHEVLRHGLGDRAKMIRVTWRNTLLEYSIENGLSTLGAEPLFVGVSLNSVEKAFRVVDIGPHAENKEEALKFRTFWGEKAELRRFKDGTIAESTVWESEPWTRHLIVKRITEYVLSRHLSLSKDDIIPFMDQLDFALLYGVQDPISYSGTLTQAFEILSKRLRNIEDIPLKVSSVQPLNSAFRFTSASPPEPHPLIIENGKLPRKLKLVPSYIQPLEVMIQLEGSGNWPMDDVAIEKTKTAFLLQIGESLQNNYGMTCIATEEDVDILVSGFAFRLKILHEKGLSLLNREGNQAKKISSTDKALFIRGQHASMINGLLQRQPIYGPIVRLAKRWFASHLFSACLVEEAVELLVAYLFLKPFPFSAPCSRITGFLRFLRLLADYNWMFSPLIVDINNDLTQEDEKEINEKFFLSRRVYEENPQAVEPAMFIATVYDKASEAWTGSSPNSADLKRMAAYARSSANLLSKLVLQEQHDDYRWECLFRTPLNNYDAVILLHRDRLPYPQRLLFPSELHQGRHVAQGNASKAFHPFLQPLDLKGSLEEIKNQVMVDFDPLRCFLRDLERDFHDMFKMWYDSLGGDAIGLTWQKASSKKRGRQEEDEGIKAPVDLLKTVGELGKGLVRSVYFLKAPRLMN from the exons ATGGAGCTTGATGCGTTAATGGACCCAATGGACATGAAGGTGAATGAGCTGCTCGAGGAGGTCCAGGTCGACTACTCTCCCTCCTTCACGAAGCTCGTCGACGACACCGTTTCCGCCATCCGAGACGCCCTTGGCAAAATCCCAGATGACTTGCAG GTTACTGCAGAGTTGGCTCCGGGCTTTGTGAGGGACATTGGGGCGGACAAAGTTGAGTTCAAGTTTAAGAAACCTCAGTCTTTGCAAATTGGTGGGAGTTATGCCATACAAGGGATTGCAAAGCCTAATGTAAATGTGGACCTTATGTTACGTATGCCAAAG GACTGCTTTCTCAAGACGGATTATTTGGACTACCGGTATTTTGCCAAGAGATGCTTGTATATCTGTGTAATCAAGAAGTACCTGAAATTGTCACAACTATTTAGTAACGTTGAATGGTCTGCCTTACAAAATGAGGCCCGAAAACCTATATTAGTTGTCTATCCAG CCGTTAAGCTGGCTGAAGTTCCTGGTTTTTCTGTGAGAATTATTCCTACAGCTACATCCGTGTTTGACAGTTCCAAGTTGAACCTGAAGCGCAATAACGTCCGGTCTCTTTGTGAAG AGGGCATTTTCCAAGCATCACCTCGTTACAATAGTAGCATACTTGAAGATATGTTCATGGAGGAGAATGTAGAATTTGTGAATAGAACTTTTCGTGAATGGAAGAGCTTGAGAGATGCGCTAATTTTGCTTAAG GCGTGGGCTCGTCAGAGAAGTTCCTTGTACATGCACGATAGTCTAAATGGATTTCTAATCTCTATAATTTTATCATACTTGGCCAATCATGAAAAGATTAACAAATCAATGAAGGCCATGCAGATTTTTCGTGTTACTCTTGTCTTCATTG CTACCTCAAAATTGTGGAAACGTGGGCTTTACTTTCAAGCACTTGGGGAGAACGGTATCCCGAAGGAG GAAAGGACACAAATTGTGGATCTTTTCCCGGTAGTGATTTGCAATGCATCTGCTCCGTTTAATATAGCTTTTCGTGTATCGGAGAATGGATTTCTGGAG CTTCAAGAGGAGACTGCTTTGACTCTTACATGCATGGAGAAGTGCAGAGATGGTGGTTTTGAGGAATATCTTATGATGAAGTTGGATTACCCTGCTAAGTTTGATCTTTGCATAAG GCTTAATTTGAGGGGACACAAGGAGGTTTATGCATCAGGAGTTTGCTTAGACAGTGAATGTTGGAGAATGTACGAAGAGAAAGTTCATGAGGTTCTACGCCATGGACTGGGGGACAGAGCAAAAATGATTCGTGTTACCTGGAGAAATACCCTGCTGGAATACAGTATAGAAAAT GGTCTATCCACACTTGGTGCGGAGCCATTATTTGTTGGAGTTTCATTGAATTCGGTGGAAAAAGCCTTTAGGGTGGTTGATATTGGTccacatgctgaaaacaaagaggaG GCTCTCAAATTCCGAACATTCTGGGGTGAGAAGGCTGAGTTGCGAAGATTCAAAGATGGGACAATTGCAGAGAGCACAG TGTGGGAAAGTGAACCATGGACAAGACATCTCATTGTAAAAAGGATCACTGAATATGTACTTTCTCggcatctctctctctcgaaaGATGATATAATACCATTTATGGATCAACTGGATTTTGCACTGCTTTATGGAGTTCAAG ATCCGATTTCATATTCTGGAACTTTAACGCAAGCATTCGAAATTTTATCCAAGCGCTTGCGTAATATTGAAGATATACCTTTGAAGGTATCCAGTGTGCAGCCTCTAAATTCAG CATTCAGGTTCACTTCTGCCTCTCCTCCCGAACCTCATCCACTGATTATTGAGAACGGCAAGCTTCCAAGGAAGTTAAAGCTTGTTCCCTCCTACATTCAGCCGCTAGAGGTTATGATTCAG TTGGAAGGTTCTGGGAACTGGCCAATGGATGACGTAGCAATTGAGAAAACGAAAActgcttttcttcttcaaattggGGAGAG CCTCCAAAATAACTATGGGATGACGTGCATTGCGACGGAAGAAGATGTAGATATTTTAGTGTCTGGATTTGCTTTTCGTCTTAAAATTTTGCATGAAAAGGGGCTGAGCTTGTTGAACCGCGAAG GTAATCAAGCGAAGAAGATTTCATCTACAGACAAGGCACTTTTCATTCGCGGCCAGCATGCTAGTATGATTAATGGCTTGCTACAACGTCAGCCCATTTACGGGCCTATTGTTAG ACTTGCAAAAAGATGGTTTGCCTCGCATCTCTTTTCAGCTTGCCTTGTAGAAGAGGCAGTTGAGCTGTTGGTGGCTTATCTCTTTTTGAAGCCATTCCCATTTTCTGCTCCCTGCTCACGGATCACTGGCTTCTTGAG GTTCCTAAGACTACTAGCCGACTACAACTGGATGTTCTCTCCATTGATTGTTGACATAAATAATGACTTGACACAAGAAGAtgagaaagaaataaat GAGAAATTCTTCCTAAGCAGAAGAGTCTATGAGGAGAATCCACAGGCTGTGGAACCCGCAATGTTTATAGCTACTGTATATGACAAGGCATCAGAAGCTTGGACTGGATCATCTCCTAATTCTGCG GATCTAAAGAGGATGGCGGCCTATGCAAGAAGCAGCGCAAACCTGTTGTCAAAGCTTGTATTGCAGGAGCAGCATGATGATTACAGATGGGAG TGTCTTTTCAGGACTCCTTTGAACAACTACGATGCTGTGATCCTTCTTCATCGGGATCGGTTACCTTACCCCCAACGCCTGCTCTTTCCATCTGAACTCCACCAAG GTAGACACGTTGCTCAGGGGAATGCTAGCAAGGCCTTTCACCCCTTCCTTCAACCATTGGACTTGAAGGGGAGCTTGGAGGAAATCAAGAACCAGGTTATGGTGGACTTTGATCCCCTGAGGTGCTTTCTGCGAGATCTGGAG AGAGACTTCCATGATATGTTCAAGATGTGGTATGATTCTTTGGGAGGCGACGCAATTGGGCTCACTTGGCAGAAAGCTTCTTCAAAG AAACGGGGGCGACAAGAGGAGGATGAGGGAATTAAAGCACCAGTCGATCTGCTCAAGACTGTTGGTGAGCTCGGGAAGGGCCTTGTGAGGAGCGTATATTTTCTCAAGGCACCAAGGCTCATGAATTAG
- the LOC116209915 gene encoding nucleolar protein 6 isoform X1: MELDALMDPMDMKVNELLEEVQVDYSPSFTKLVDDTVSAIRDALGKIPDDLQVTAELAPGFVRDIGADKVEFKFKKPQSLQIGGSYAIQGIAKPNVNVDLMLRMPKDCFLKTDYLDYRYFAKRCLYICVIKKYLKLSQLFSNVEWSALQNEARKPILVVYPAVKLAEVPGFSVRIIPTATSVFDSSKLNLKRNNVRSLCEEGIFQASPRYNSSILEDMFMEENVEFVNRTFREWKSLRDALILLKAWARQRSSLYMHDSLNGFLISIILSYLANHEKINKSMKAMQIFRVTLVFIATSKLWKRGLYFQALGENGIPKEERTQIVDLFPVVICNASAPFNIAFRVSENGFLELQEETALTLTCMEKCRDGGFEEYLMMKLDYPAKFDLCIRLNLRGHKEVYASGVCLDSECWRMYEEKVHEVLRHGLGDRAKMIRVTWRNTLLEYSIENGLSTLGAEPLFVGVSLNSVEKAFRVVDIGPHAENKEEALKFRTFWGEKAELRRFKDGTIAESTVWESEPWTRHLIVKRITEYVLSRHLSLSKDDIIPFMDQLDFALLYGVQDPISYSGTLTQAFEILSKRLRNIEDIPLKVSSVQPLNSAFRFTSASPPEPHPLIIENGKLPRKLKLVPSYIQPLEVMIQLEGSGNWPMDDVAIEKTKTAFLLQIGESLQNNYGMTCIATEEDVDILVSGFAFRLKILHEKGLSLLNREVAGNQAKKISSTDKALFIRGQHASMINGLLQRQPIYGPIVRLAKRWFASHLFSACLVEEAVELLVAYLFLKPFPFSAPCSRITGFLRFLRLLADYNWMFSPLIVDINNDLTQEDEKEINEKFFLSRRVYEENPQAVEPAMFIATVYDKASEAWTGSSPNSADLKRMAAYARSSANLLSKLVLQEQHDDYRWECLFRTPLNNYDAVILLHRDRLPYPQRLLFPSELHQGRHVAQGNASKAFHPFLQPLDLKGSLEEIKNQVMVDFDPLRCFLRDLERDFHDMFKMWYDSLGGDAIGLTWQKASSKKRGRQEEDEGIKAPVDLLKTVGELGKGLVRSVYFLKAPRLMN; this comes from the exons ATGGAGCTTGATGCGTTAATGGACCCAATGGACATGAAGGTGAATGAGCTGCTCGAGGAGGTCCAGGTCGACTACTCTCCCTCCTTCACGAAGCTCGTCGACGACACCGTTTCCGCCATCCGAGACGCCCTTGGCAAAATCCCAGATGACTTGCAG GTTACTGCAGAGTTGGCTCCGGGCTTTGTGAGGGACATTGGGGCGGACAAAGTTGAGTTCAAGTTTAAGAAACCTCAGTCTTTGCAAATTGGTGGGAGTTATGCCATACAAGGGATTGCAAAGCCTAATGTAAATGTGGACCTTATGTTACGTATGCCAAAG GACTGCTTTCTCAAGACGGATTATTTGGACTACCGGTATTTTGCCAAGAGATGCTTGTATATCTGTGTAATCAAGAAGTACCTGAAATTGTCACAACTATTTAGTAACGTTGAATGGTCTGCCTTACAAAATGAGGCCCGAAAACCTATATTAGTTGTCTATCCAG CCGTTAAGCTGGCTGAAGTTCCTGGTTTTTCTGTGAGAATTATTCCTACAGCTACATCCGTGTTTGACAGTTCCAAGTTGAACCTGAAGCGCAATAACGTCCGGTCTCTTTGTGAAG AGGGCATTTTCCAAGCATCACCTCGTTACAATAGTAGCATACTTGAAGATATGTTCATGGAGGAGAATGTAGAATTTGTGAATAGAACTTTTCGTGAATGGAAGAGCTTGAGAGATGCGCTAATTTTGCTTAAG GCGTGGGCTCGTCAGAGAAGTTCCTTGTACATGCACGATAGTCTAAATGGATTTCTAATCTCTATAATTTTATCATACTTGGCCAATCATGAAAAGATTAACAAATCAATGAAGGCCATGCAGATTTTTCGTGTTACTCTTGTCTTCATTG CTACCTCAAAATTGTGGAAACGTGGGCTTTACTTTCAAGCACTTGGGGAGAACGGTATCCCGAAGGAG GAAAGGACACAAATTGTGGATCTTTTCCCGGTAGTGATTTGCAATGCATCTGCTCCGTTTAATATAGCTTTTCGTGTATCGGAGAATGGATTTCTGGAG CTTCAAGAGGAGACTGCTTTGACTCTTACATGCATGGAGAAGTGCAGAGATGGTGGTTTTGAGGAATATCTTATGATGAAGTTGGATTACCCTGCTAAGTTTGATCTTTGCATAAG GCTTAATTTGAGGGGACACAAGGAGGTTTATGCATCAGGAGTTTGCTTAGACAGTGAATGTTGGAGAATGTACGAAGAGAAAGTTCATGAGGTTCTACGCCATGGACTGGGGGACAGAGCAAAAATGATTCGTGTTACCTGGAGAAATACCCTGCTGGAATACAGTATAGAAAAT GGTCTATCCACACTTGGTGCGGAGCCATTATTTGTTGGAGTTTCATTGAATTCGGTGGAAAAAGCCTTTAGGGTGGTTGATATTGGTccacatgctgaaaacaaagaggaG GCTCTCAAATTCCGAACATTCTGGGGTGAGAAGGCTGAGTTGCGAAGATTCAAAGATGGGACAATTGCAGAGAGCACAG TGTGGGAAAGTGAACCATGGACAAGACATCTCATTGTAAAAAGGATCACTGAATATGTACTTTCTCggcatctctctctctcgaaaGATGATATAATACCATTTATGGATCAACTGGATTTTGCACTGCTTTATGGAGTTCAAG ATCCGATTTCATATTCTGGAACTTTAACGCAAGCATTCGAAATTTTATCCAAGCGCTTGCGTAATATTGAAGATATACCTTTGAAGGTATCCAGTGTGCAGCCTCTAAATTCAG CATTCAGGTTCACTTCTGCCTCTCCTCCCGAACCTCATCCACTGATTATTGAGAACGGCAAGCTTCCAAGGAAGTTAAAGCTTGTTCCCTCCTACATTCAGCCGCTAGAGGTTATGATTCAG TTGGAAGGTTCTGGGAACTGGCCAATGGATGACGTAGCAATTGAGAAAACGAAAActgcttttcttcttcaaattggGGAGAG CCTCCAAAATAACTATGGGATGACGTGCATTGCGACGGAAGAAGATGTAGATATTTTAGTGTCTGGATTTGCTTTTCGTCTTAAAATTTTGCATGAAAAGGGGCTGAGCTTGTTGAACCGCGAAG TAGCAGGTAATCAAGCGAAGAAGATTTCATCTACAGACAAGGCACTTTTCATTCGCGGCCAGCATGCTAGTATGATTAATGGCTTGCTACAACGTCAGCCCATTTACGGGCCTATTGTTAG ACTTGCAAAAAGATGGTTTGCCTCGCATCTCTTTTCAGCTTGCCTTGTAGAAGAGGCAGTTGAGCTGTTGGTGGCTTATCTCTTTTTGAAGCCATTCCCATTTTCTGCTCCCTGCTCACGGATCACTGGCTTCTTGAG GTTCCTAAGACTACTAGCCGACTACAACTGGATGTTCTCTCCATTGATTGTTGACATAAATAATGACTTGACACAAGAAGAtgagaaagaaataaat GAGAAATTCTTCCTAAGCAGAAGAGTCTATGAGGAGAATCCACAGGCTGTGGAACCCGCAATGTTTATAGCTACTGTATATGACAAGGCATCAGAAGCTTGGACTGGATCATCTCCTAATTCTGCG GATCTAAAGAGGATGGCGGCCTATGCAAGAAGCAGCGCAAACCTGTTGTCAAAGCTTGTATTGCAGGAGCAGCATGATGATTACAGATGGGAG TGTCTTTTCAGGACTCCTTTGAACAACTACGATGCTGTGATCCTTCTTCATCGGGATCGGTTACCTTACCCCCAACGCCTGCTCTTTCCATCTGAACTCCACCAAG GTAGACACGTTGCTCAGGGGAATGCTAGCAAGGCCTTTCACCCCTTCCTTCAACCATTGGACTTGAAGGGGAGCTTGGAGGAAATCAAGAACCAGGTTATGGTGGACTTTGATCCCCTGAGGTGCTTTCTGCGAGATCTGGAG AGAGACTTCCATGATATGTTCAAGATGTGGTATGATTCTTTGGGAGGCGACGCAATTGGGCTCACTTGGCAGAAAGCTTCTTCAAAG AAACGGGGGCGACAAGAGGAGGATGAGGGAATTAAAGCACCAGTCGATCTGCTCAAGACTGTTGGTGAGCTCGGGAAGGGCCTTGTGAGGAGCGTATATTTTCTCAAGGCACCAAGGCTCATGAATTAG